In one window of Hymenobacter nivis DNA:
- a CDS encoding Ohr family peroxiredoxin yields MESTKKNLYTADATAVGGRSGHVRSATGIVDLDMSVPEGLGGKKGATNPEELFAAGYASCFQQALLVIAQRADDKLDPATEVKCSVTLFQEGEGYGLSAVLDIDLKSFDHDKTIDMVRQAHKICPYSVGTRGNMEVELKVQGETIPLAPEENAGVAEKGGVTA; encoded by the coding sequence ATGGAATCCACTAAAAAGAATCTTTACACGGCCGACGCTACGGCCGTGGGCGGTCGCAGCGGCCACGTCCGTTCCGCCACTGGCATCGTCGACCTTGATATGTCGGTGCCTGAAGGACTGGGCGGCAAAAAAGGCGCCACCAACCCCGAAGAGCTGTTTGCCGCCGGCTACGCCTCGTGCTTCCAGCAGGCGCTGCTCGTCATCGCCCAGCGCGCCGACGATAAGCTCGACCCTGCTACCGAAGTGAAGTGCTCGGTCACGTTGTTTCAGGAAGGCGAGGGCTACGGCCTGTCGGCCGTCCTCGACATCGACCTCAAGTCGTTCGACCACGACAAAACCATCGACATGGTGCGCCAGGCCCATAAAATCTGCCCGTATTCGGTGGGCACCCGCGGCAACATGGAAGTAGAACTCAAAGTGCAAGGCGAAACCATTCCCTTAGCTCCGGAAGAAAACGCCGGCGTAGCCGAAAAAGGCGGCGTGACTGCTTAA
- a CDS encoding aldo/keto reductase — MEFTRLGNTGLQVSKICLGTMTYGTPTERWPWALGEEASRPFIQKALELGINFFDTADVYSNGASEEVVGRALRDFAKRDEVVLATKVFNPMGPGPNDKGLSRKHIMSAIDASLKRLGTDYVDLYQIHRWDYHTPIEETLEALHDVVKAGKARYLGASSMFAWQFAQALYLADQHNWTRFVSMQPHYNLVYREEEREMLPLCQDQKIGVIPWSPLARGLLTGGRGKARNETERAKTDAFGKSLYGRDDDFAVADRVTEIAEARGLPNAQIALAWVLANPTITAPIVGASKPGHLEDAVAAVDVKLTAEEIKSLEAPYQPHPVLGFS; from the coding sequence ATGGAATTCACCCGCTTAGGAAACACCGGCTTGCAGGTTTCCAAAATTTGCCTCGGTACTATGACCTACGGCACGCCCACCGAGCGTTGGCCCTGGGCCCTGGGCGAGGAGGCCAGCCGCCCCTTCATTCAGAAAGCATTAGAGTTGGGTATCAACTTCTTTGATACGGCTGATGTGTACAGCAACGGCGCCAGCGAGGAAGTGGTGGGCCGGGCCCTGCGCGACTTCGCCAAGCGCGACGAGGTGGTACTGGCCACCAAGGTTTTCAACCCGATGGGCCCCGGGCCGAACGACAAGGGTCTCTCGCGCAAACACATCATGAGCGCCATCGACGCCAGCCTGAAGCGCCTGGGCACGGATTACGTGGACCTCTACCAGATCCACCGCTGGGACTACCACACGCCCATCGAGGAGACGCTGGAGGCGCTGCACGACGTGGTGAAGGCCGGCAAGGCGCGCTACCTCGGGGCCTCGTCGATGTTCGCCTGGCAGTTTGCCCAGGCCCTGTACCTGGCCGACCAACACAACTGGACGCGCTTCGTGAGCATGCAGCCGCACTACAACCTAGTGTACCGCGAGGAGGAGCGCGAGATGCTGCCGCTATGCCAGGACCAGAAAATCGGCGTTATTCCATGGTCGCCACTGGCGCGGGGGCTGCTCACGGGCGGCCGCGGCAAGGCGCGCAACGAAACCGAGCGCGCCAAAACCGACGCCTTCGGTAAGAGCCTCTACGGCCGCGACGACGACTTTGCGGTGGCCGACCGCGTGACGGAAATTGCCGAGGCCCGGGGCCTGCCCAACGCCCAAATTGCCTTGGCCTGGGTGCTGGCCAACCCCACCATCACCGCGCCCATTGTGGGGGCTAGCAAGCCCGGCCACCTCGAAGACGCCGTGGCCGCGGTGGACGTGAAGCTGACGGCCGAGGAAATCAAAAGCCTCGAAGCGCCCTACCAGCCGCATCCGGTGCTAGGCTTCAGCTAA
- the sucC gene encoding ADP-forming succinate--CoA ligase subunit beta has product MNIHEYQGKEILKKYGVRVQEGITADTVEEAVAAAEKLTADTGTSWYVIKAQIHAGGRGKGGGVKLAKNLDQVKEVAGNILGMQLITKQTGPEGRKVHKILVAQDVYYPGETPTKEFYISVLLDRTSGKNVIIYTTEGGMDIEEVAESHPEKILKEFIDPAVGLQGFQARKIAFGLGLTGEANKEMVKFVTALYKAYDETDSSMFEINPVLKTSDNKILAVDAKVTLDENALYRHKDFVALRDLNEEDPLEVEASASNLNYVKLDGNVGCMVNGAGLAMATMDIIKLSGGEPANFLDVGGGANAQTVEAGFRIILKDPNVKAILINIFGGIVRCDRVANGVVEAYKKIGDIRVPIIVRLQGTNAEEGARIIDESGLKVKSATLLKDAAARVKEVLAEA; this is encoded by the coding sequence ATGAACATCCACGAGTATCAGGGCAAAGAAATTCTGAAGAAGTACGGCGTCCGCGTCCAGGAAGGCATCACGGCCGATACGGTCGAGGAAGCCGTGGCCGCAGCCGAGAAACTGACCGCCGACACTGGCACCAGCTGGTACGTCATCAAGGCGCAAATCCACGCCGGGGGCCGGGGCAAAGGGGGCGGCGTGAAGCTGGCCAAAAACCTCGACCAGGTGAAGGAAGTGGCCGGCAACATCCTCGGGATGCAGCTCATCACCAAGCAAACGGGCCCCGAAGGCCGCAAGGTGCACAAAATCCTCGTGGCCCAGGACGTGTACTACCCCGGCGAAACCCCCACCAAGGAATTCTACATCAGCGTGTTGCTGGACCGCACCAGCGGCAAGAACGTCATCATCTACACCACCGAGGGCGGCATGGACATCGAGGAGGTGGCCGAGTCGCACCCCGAGAAAATCCTCAAGGAATTCATCGACCCCGCCGTGGGCCTGCAAGGCTTCCAGGCCCGCAAAATCGCCTTCGGCCTGGGCCTGACCGGCGAGGCGAACAAGGAAATGGTGAAGTTCGTGACGGCCCTTTACAAGGCCTACGACGAAACCGATTCGTCGATGTTCGAGATTAACCCGGTGCTGAAAACGTCGGATAACAAAATCCTGGCCGTGGACGCCAAAGTGACGCTCGACGAGAACGCCCTGTACCGCCACAAGGATTTTGTGGCCCTGCGCGACCTCAACGAGGAAGACCCCTTGGAAGTGGAGGCTTCGGCTTCGAACCTGAACTACGTGAAGCTCGACGGCAACGTAGGCTGCATGGTGAACGGCGCAGGCCTGGCCATGGCCACCATGGACATCATCAAGCTGAGCGGCGGCGAACCGGCCAACTTTCTCGACGTTGGGGGTGGAGCCAACGCCCAGACGGTGGAAGCCGGCTTCCGCATCATCCTGAAGGACCCGAACGTGAAGGCGATTCTCATCAACATCTTCGGCGGCATCGTGCGCTGCGACCGGGTGGCCAACGGCGTGGTGGAAGCCTACAAGAAAATTGGTGACATCCGCGTGCCCATCATCGTGCGCCTGCAAGGCACCAACGCCGAGGAAGGCGCCCGCATCATCGATGAGAGCGGCCTGAAAGTGAAGTCGGCCACGCTGCTGAAAGACGCCGCCGCCCGCGTGAAGGAAGTACTGGCCGAAGCCTAG
- a CDS encoding ABC transporter ATP-binding protein produces the protein MLQAINVRKSYQSLEVLKGINLTIEKSEIVSIVGSSGAGKSTLLHILGTLDNPDSGEVLFDGASVSSLGRNDLARFRNRHIGFIFQFHNLLPEFTALENVCLPAYLAGRSEKEVRVRARELLGMMNLEHRAEHKPSEMSGGEQQRVSVARALINSPEIIFADEPSGNLDTKNAQELHQIFFQLRKELDQTFVIVTHNDQLAEMADRKIVMRDGYVLEE, from the coding sequence TTGCTCCAAGCCATCAACGTCCGCAAAAGCTACCAGTCGCTGGAAGTCCTCAAAGGCATTAACCTCACCATCGAGAAGTCGGAAATCGTGAGCATCGTGGGCTCGTCGGGGGCCGGCAAAAGCACGCTGCTGCATATCCTGGGCACGCTCGACAACCCCGATTCGGGCGAGGTGCTCTTCGACGGGGCCTCGGTGAGTAGCCTGGGGCGCAACGACCTGGCGCGGTTCCGCAACCGCCACATCGGGTTCATCTTCCAGTTCCACAACCTGTTGCCCGAGTTTACGGCCCTTGAAAACGTGTGCCTGCCTGCCTACCTGGCCGGCCGCTCGGAGAAGGAAGTGCGCGTGCGCGCCCGCGAGCTGCTCGGCATGATGAACCTGGAGCACCGCGCCGAACATAAGCCCAGCGAGATGAGCGGCGGCGAGCAGCAGCGCGTATCGGTGGCCCGGGCCCTCATCAACTCGCCCGAAATCATCTTCGCCGACGAGCCCAGCGGCAACCTCGACACCAAGAACGCCCAGGAGCTGCACCAGATTTTTTTCCAGCTGCGCAAAGAGCTCGACCAAACCTTCGTCATTGTAACGCACAACGATCAGCTGGCCGAAATGGCCGACCGCAAAATCGTGATGCGCGACGGCTACGTGCTGGAGGAATAA
- a CDS encoding RecQ family ATP-dependent DNA helicase, whose protein sequence is MPEPVAHTEPLALLREFWGHAAFRPGQAEIIQSVLDGHDTLALLPTGGGKSVCFQVPALARPGLCLVVSPLIALMKDQVDGLRRRGLKAEAIYAGMSAQEIDHTLDNCVYGRDVKFLYVSPERLLTDIFRVRVAKMPVSLLAVDEAHCVSQWGYDFRPPYLRIAELRGLLAPGVPVVALTATATRQVREDIVEKLLFRPGHGVFQQSFLRPKLSYSVLPTEDKLRRLLEVLRGVGPGKTGIVYTRTRRQTEDTAAYLQQHRLPAAAYHAGLGPERRTKVQQDWLDNKTRIIVATNAFGMGIDKPDVRVVAHLDAPDTLEAYYQEAGRAGRDGLYAFAVLLAGPHDGPEMRRRTTLAFPPLDTVRRVYQALANYSRTAVGGGELAPFDFDLGQFAETYRIRAVDAHNALKILQREGFIQLNEAVNNPARVHIVTNNHDLYAFQVANAEHDLLIKALLRLHGGELFAGFQTVSEQGLANQVRRSLVEVQHQLRYLHGAGVLYYQPRHEAPQAMFMTPRHDAAKLPLDQRRLEAARALAEEKTTATVNYLSGTRCRQQLLLTYFDEADPPRCGVCDVCLAAKKAAQGPRATAGLREQLVQRLAQQAQTPREVVATFAPAQADEVKATLRELVDTGALRYEADGQLRPA, encoded by the coding sequence ATGCCCGAGCCCGTAGCCCATACCGAACCCCTGGCGCTGTTGCGCGAGTTTTGGGGCCACGCGGCGTTCCGGCCGGGGCAGGCAGAAATCATCCAATCCGTTCTGGATGGGCACGATACGCTGGCGCTGCTGCCCACGGGCGGGGGCAAAAGCGTGTGTTTCCAAGTACCGGCGCTGGCCCGGCCGGGGCTGTGTTTGGTGGTGTCGCCGCTCATTGCATTGATGAAGGACCAGGTGGACGGCCTGCGCCGCCGGGGCCTCAAGGCCGAAGCCATTTACGCGGGCATGAGCGCCCAGGAAATCGACCACACGCTGGACAACTGCGTGTATGGCCGCGACGTCAAGTTCCTGTACGTGAGCCCCGAGCGGCTGCTGACTGATATTTTCCGGGTGCGGGTGGCCAAGATGCCGGTGAGCCTGCTGGCCGTGGATGAGGCCCATTGCGTGTCGCAGTGGGGCTACGATTTCCGGCCGCCCTACCTGCGCATTGCCGAGCTGCGGGGCCTGCTGGCGCCGGGCGTGCCGGTGGTGGCCCTCACGGCCACGGCCACCCGGCAAGTGCGGGAGGATATTGTGGAAAAGCTGCTGTTCCGGCCCGGCCACGGCGTGTTTCAGCAGAGCTTTTTGCGGCCCAAGCTCTCGTATTCGGTGCTGCCGACAGAAGACAAGCTGCGCCGCCTGCTGGAGGTGCTGCGCGGCGTGGGCCCCGGCAAAACCGGCATCGTGTACACCCGTACCCGCCGCCAAACCGAAGATACTGCCGCCTACTTGCAGCAGCACCGGCTGCCCGCCGCCGCCTATCACGCCGGCCTGGGCCCTGAGCGCCGCACCAAGGTGCAGCAGGACTGGCTGGATAACAAAACGCGCATCATCGTGGCCACTAATGCCTTCGGCATGGGCATCGACAAACCCGACGTGCGCGTGGTGGCCCACCTCGATGCGCCCGATACCCTGGAGGCCTACTACCAGGAGGCCGGGCGCGCCGGGCGCGACGGGCTCTACGCTTTCGCCGTGCTGCTGGCGGGGCCCCACGACGGGCCGGAAATGCGCCGCCGCACCACACTGGCCTTCCCGCCGCTCGACACGGTGCGGCGCGTGTACCAGGCGCTGGCCAACTACTCGCGCACAGCGGTGGGCGGCGGTGAGCTGGCTCCGTTCGATTTCGACCTGGGGCAGTTCGCCGAAACCTATCGCATCCGGGCCGTGGACGCGCACAACGCCCTGAAAATATTGCAGCGCGAAGGTTTTATTCAGCTAAATGAGGCCGTGAACAACCCGGCGCGGGTGCACATCGTAACCAATAACCACGATTTGTACGCCTTCCAGGTGGCCAATGCCGAGCACGATCTGCTCATCAAGGCGCTGCTGCGGTTGCACGGCGGCGAGCTGTTCGCGGGCTTCCAAACCGTGTCGGAGCAGGGGCTGGCCAACCAGGTGCGGCGCAGCCTGGTGGAGGTGCAGCACCAGCTGCGCTACCTGCACGGGGCCGGCGTGCTGTACTACCAGCCGCGGCACGAGGCCCCGCAAGCTATGTTCATGACCCCGCGCCACGACGCCGCCAAGCTGCCCCTCGACCAGCGCCGCCTCGAAGCCGCCCGGGCCCTGGCCGAAGAAAAAACCACCGCCACTGTCAACTACCTGAGCGGTACGCGCTGCCGCCAGCAGCTGCTGCTCACGTACTTCGACGAGGCCGACCCGCCGCGCTGCGGCGTGTGCGACGTGTGCCTGGCCGCCAAAAAAGCCGCCCAGGGCCCCCGCGCCACCGCCGGCCTGCGCGAGCAGCTGGTGCAGCGCCTGGCCCAGCAGGCGCAAACGCCCCGCGAGGTAGTAGCCACGTTCGCGCCCGCCCAGGCCGACGAGGTAAAGGCCACGCTGCGCGAACTGGTGGACACTGGGGCCCTGCGCTACGAAGCCGACGGGCAGCTACGGCCGGCGTAG
- a CDS encoding rhodanese-like domain-containing protein: MADITSDELKQRQQAGETPTIIDVREPWEFEESRIPGAQNLPLGTLPEKLDDLADLKDQEIVVHCKSGSRSSAAKAYLTQQGFTNVRNLLGGIQGYQA, encoded by the coding sequence ATGGCCGACATTACTTCCGACGAGCTAAAGCAACGCCAGCAAGCCGGCGAAACCCCCACCATCATCGACGTGCGCGAGCCTTGGGAATTCGAGGAAAGCCGTATCCCCGGGGCCCAAAACCTTCCCCTCGGCACGCTGCCCGAGAAGCTCGACGACTTAGCCGACCTCAAAGACCAGGAAATTGTCGTGCACTGCAAAAGCGGTTCCCGCTCGTCGGCCGCCAAAGCCTACCTCACCCAGCAGGGCTTCACCAACGTGCGCAATCTGCTAGGCGGCATCCAGGGCTACCAGGCGTAG
- a CDS encoding phosphoglycerate kinase → MNTLDNTNFAGRRAVVRVDFNVPLDQDLRITDDTRIRAATPSIKKILADGGAVVLLSHLGRPKGGYEKKFSLESLMQRLQQEYGQEVLWGGDVLSDEAFEKAKNLQAGQVLLLDNLRFHKEEEAGDPVFAQRLAALGDVYVNDAFGTAHRAHASTAVMAQYFAPENRVGGYLLQGEVDNARKVLEHAERPFTAIMGGAKISDKILLIDKLLDKVDNLIIGGGMSYTFAVAQGGHVGSSLLEADKVDLARDLIARAKAKGVNLVLPGDSLIADVFANDANVDVAPSEAIPAGWMGLDLGPDAREEFADIIRASKTILWNGPMGVFEMSNFSLGTEFVARAVAEATEAGAYSLIGGGDSAAAVQQMGFADRVSYISTGGGALLEFMEGKELPGVAALG, encoded by the coding sequence ATGAACACCCTGGATAACACCAACTTCGCCGGCCGCCGTGCCGTGGTACGCGTCGATTTCAACGTGCCGCTTGACCAAGACCTGCGCATCACCGACGACACCCGCATCCGGGCGGCCACGCCGTCCATCAAAAAAATCCTGGCCGACGGTGGCGCCGTGGTGCTGCTCTCGCACCTGGGCCGGCCCAAGGGCGGCTACGAAAAGAAATTTTCGCTCGAAAGCCTCATGCAGCGCCTCCAGCAGGAATACGGCCAGGAAGTGCTGTGGGGCGGCGATGTGCTGAGCGACGAAGCCTTCGAAAAAGCTAAAAACCTGCAAGCTGGCCAGGTACTGCTGCTCGACAACCTGCGCTTCCACAAAGAGGAGGAAGCCGGCGACCCGGTCTTCGCCCAGCGCCTGGCCGCACTCGGCGACGTGTACGTGAACGATGCTTTCGGCACGGCCCACCGCGCCCACGCCTCCACGGCCGTGATGGCGCAATACTTCGCCCCCGAAAACCGGGTGGGCGGCTACCTGCTGCAAGGCGAAGTAGACAACGCCCGCAAGGTACTGGAGCACGCCGAGCGGCCCTTCACGGCCATCATGGGCGGGGCTAAAATCTCGGATAAGATCTTGCTAATCGACAAGTTGCTCGATAAGGTGGACAACCTAATCATTGGCGGCGGCATGTCGTACACGTTTGCCGTGGCCCAGGGCGGCCACGTGGGTAGCTCGCTGCTGGAGGCCGATAAGGTGGACCTGGCCCGCGACCTCATTGCCCGCGCCAAGGCCAAGGGCGTGAATCTGGTGCTGCCCGGCGACAGCCTCATCGCCGATGTTTTCGCCAACGATGCCAACGTGGACGTGGCCCCCAGCGAAGCCATCCCCGCCGGTTGGATGGGCCTCGATTTGGGCCCCGATGCCCGCGAGGAATTCGCCGACATCATCCGCGCCAGCAAAACCATCCTCTGGAACGGCCCGATGGGCGTCTTCGAAATGAGCAATTTCTCGCTCGGCACCGAGTTCGTGGCCCGCGCCGTGGCCGAGGCCACCGAGGCCGGCGCCTACTCGCTCATCGGCGGGGGCGACTCGGCCGCCGCCGTGCAGCAAATGGGCTTCGCCGACCGCGTGAGCTACATCAGCACCGGCGGCGGGGCCCTGCTGGAGTTCATGGAAGGCAAGGAGCTGCCCGGCGTGGCGGCGCTGGGCTAA
- a CDS encoding N-acetylglucosamine kinase, protein MLLLADGGSTKCSWCLLDDAPSAPPTHFTTEGYNPYFWDSAAITASLARGLPPGLAPRQVRAVHYYGAGVLSPAKAEVVAGALRQVFPRARVHVAEDLLAAARALLGRAPGFAAILGTGTNSCLFDGEKITHCVESLGYSLGDEGAGTYLGRLLLRDYLRGRVPAGLAAAMQANHGLGDLSEVLDRLYSQPLPNRFLASFARLAREHYHEPYCQAAVAQTFEAFFQQIVTHYPDYQRYSFNCVGSVGYHFRDALAAAATRHGMAVGHILQGPIDALVAYHRAAAAQ, encoded by the coding sequence ATGCTACTCCTCGCCGACGGCGGTTCGACCAAATGCAGCTGGTGCCTGCTCGACGACGCCCCCTCCGCCCCGCCCACCCACTTCACCACCGAAGGTTACAACCCCTATTTCTGGGATTCGGCCGCCATTACCGCGTCACTGGCCCGGGGGCTACCTCCCGGCCTGGCCCCCAGGCAGGTGCGCGCCGTGCATTATTACGGGGCTGGTGTGCTCTCGCCGGCCAAGGCCGAAGTAGTAGCCGGGGCCCTGCGCCAGGTGTTCCCTAGGGCCCGGGTGCACGTGGCCGAAGACCTGCTGGCGGCGGCGCGTGCCCTGCTGGGCCGCGCGCCGGGCTTCGCTGCCATCCTGGGCACGGGCACCAACTCGTGCCTGTTCGACGGCGAAAAAATCACCCACTGCGTCGAGTCGCTGGGCTACTCGCTCGGCGACGAGGGCGCGGGCACGTACCTGGGCCGGCTGCTGCTGCGCGACTACCTGCGCGGCCGGGTGCCGGCGGGCCTGGCGGCGGCCATGCAGGCCAACCATGGCCTGGGCGACCTCAGCGAGGTGCTTGACCGGCTCTACAGCCAGCCGCTGCCCAACCGCTTCCTGGCCAGCTTTGCCCGGCTGGCGCGCGAGCACTACCACGAGCCCTACTGCCAAGCCGCGGTGGCGCAGACGTTCGAGGCATTTTTCCAGCAAATCGTGACGCATTACCCCGATTACCAGCGCTATTCCTTCAACTGCGTGGGCTCGGTGGGCTACCACTTCCGCGACGCGCTGGCCGCCGCCGCCACCCGCCACGGCATGGCAGTGGGCCACATCTTGCAGGGCCCCATCGACGCGCTGGTGGCCTACCACCGGGCCGCGGCCGCGCAGTAG
- a CDS encoding N(4)-(beta-N-acetylglucosaminyl)-L-asparaginase: MSSRRKFLHSSVAGLAGLAAAPLAAAALPGPPAVGKPLVISTWDAGLNANRGAWKILGPGGYALDAVEAGVMVTEAEQSCCVGLGANPDRDGIVTLDACIMDDKYGCGSVGALERIKHPISVARRVMERTPHVMLVGAGAQQFAVAQGFPLEAQKLSPDAEKNYREWLKTSQYRPVINVENSGTRPTGPAGGANNHDTIAMLALDAQGRLSGSCTTSGMGFKMRGRLGDSPIIGAGLFVDPEVGAAAATGQGEDVIRMAGSHTVVELMRQGRSPQAACQEAIARIAKIKGPQARDIQVAFIAVNRQGQIGAYALQKGFSYSLSTSDTPRLINSEYFLK, encoded by the coding sequence ATGTCTTCTCGCCGGAAATTTCTGCATTCTTCCGTCGCTGGCCTGGCCGGGCTGGCCGCCGCGCCGCTCGCCGCCGCGGCCCTGCCGGGGCCCCCCGCGGTGGGCAAGCCCCTCGTCATCTCCACCTGGGACGCCGGCCTGAACGCCAACCGCGGCGCCTGGAAAATTCTGGGCCCCGGCGGCTACGCCCTCGACGCCGTGGAGGCCGGCGTGATGGTGACCGAGGCCGAGCAGAGCTGCTGCGTGGGCCTGGGCGCCAACCCCGACCGCGACGGCATCGTGACGCTCGACGCCTGCATCATGGATGATAAGTACGGCTGCGGCAGCGTGGGGGCCCTGGAGCGCATCAAGCACCCCATCAGCGTGGCGCGCCGCGTGATGGAGCGCACGCCGCACGTGATGCTGGTGGGCGCTGGCGCCCAGCAGTTTGCCGTGGCCCAGGGCTTCCCGCTCGAAGCGCAAAAGCTGAGCCCCGACGCCGAGAAAAACTACCGCGAATGGCTGAAAACCAGTCAGTACCGGCCCGTTATCAACGTGGAGAACTCGGGCACGCGGCCCACAGGGCCCGCCGGCGGGGCCAACAACCACGACACCATCGCCATGCTGGCGCTGGATGCGCAGGGCCGCCTCAGCGGCAGCTGCACTACCAGCGGCATGGGTTTTAAGATGCGCGGCCGGCTGGGCGACTCGCCCATCATCGGCGCTGGCTTGTTTGTGGACCCCGAGGTGGGCGCCGCGGCTGCCACCGGCCAGGGCGAGGACGTGATTCGCATGGCCGGCTCGCACACCGTGGTGGAGCTGATGCGCCAGGGCCGCTCGCCGCAAGCCGCTTGCCAGGAGGCCATTGCGCGCATCGCCAAAATCAAGGGGCCCCAGGCGCGCGACATCCAGGTAGCGTTCATCGCCGTGAACCGCCAGGGCCAAATAGGAGCCTACGCCCTGCAAAAAGGCTTCAGCTACTCGCTGAGTACCTCGGACACGCCGCGCCTCATCAACAGTGAATATTTCCTGAAGTGA
- a CDS encoding copper homeostasis protein CutC — MSRTLEICAASLPSALAAQAGGAHRIELCQNLEQGGTTPSYGLIKAVRARLSIPVFVLIRPRAGGFVYSADELAIMQTDIETCRALGCAGVVLGALDAAGRVDMAACRALIAAAGPLCITFHRAFDACPDQPGALEAVVALGCQRVLTSGGQATAEAGQAQLAALVAQAAGRVRIMPGAGITAANIQALTARTGAPEFHASAKRRLPPEAGAGLFATPQFETDAALVAELVALL; from the coding sequence GTGAGCCGGACGCTGGAAATCTGCGCCGCGTCGCTGCCCTCGGCGCTGGCCGCGCAGGCCGGCGGGGCCCACCGCATCGAGCTGTGCCAAAACCTGGAGCAGGGCGGCACCACGCCGTCTTATGGCCTGATAAAGGCGGTGCGGGCGCGGCTTTCTATCCCGGTGTTCGTGCTGATCCGGCCGCGGGCGGGCGGCTTCGTGTACAGCGCCGACGAGCTGGCCATCATGCAAACCGACATTGAAACGTGCCGCGCCCTGGGCTGCGCGGGCGTGGTGCTGGGGGCCCTCGACGCCGCCGGCCGCGTGGATATGGCCGCCTGCCGGGCCCTCATCGCCGCCGCCGGCCCGTTGTGCATCACCTTCCACCGTGCTTTCGACGCCTGCCCCGATCAGCCGGGGGCCCTGGAGGCCGTCGTCGCCCTGGGCTGCCAGCGCGTGCTCACTTCGGGCGGCCAAGCCACCGCCGAGGCCGGCCAAGCCCAGCTGGCCGCACTGGTGGCGCAGGCCGCGGGCCGCGTGCGCATCATGCCGGGCGCCGGTATCACGGCGGCTAATATCCAAGCGCTTACCGCTCGCACCGGGGCCCCCGAGTTTCACGCCAGTGCCAAGCGCCGGCTGCCGCCCGAGGCCGGCGCGGGCCTATTTGCCACGCCGCAGTTCGAAACGGACGCCGCTTTGGTGGCCGAGCTGGTGGCGCTGCTGTAG